A section of the Archocentrus centrarchus isolate MPI-CPG fArcCen1 chromosome 20, fArcCen1, whole genome shotgun sequence genome encodes:
- the thtpa gene encoding thiamine-triphosphatase, which yields MSVEVERKFLCNADTVQRLEEIGAVCVGQRQIHDQYFDTPEFHLTLRDMWLRKRKGCWELKCPTAAASETEALGGKQSEAAALCTRYREITSLPEIHLRVTEAIKDTCEDRVSEAGFSQEDESWLSKLNLVCFAEFTTVRRSFTLKEEGVQIDLDQADFGYHVGELEVLIPEGGDLQAALEKIRKTAEKLGLTGDQRVKGKMDVFLKRNRPEHYAKLLSEHIL from the exons atgaGTGTGGAAGTGGAAAGGAAATTTTTATGCAATGCTGACACCGTGCAAAGACTGGAGGAGATCGGGG CGGTTTGCGTTGGCCAGCGGCAGATTCATGACCAGTATTTCGACACCCCGGAGTTTCACCTGACTCTGAGGGACATGTGGCTGCGTAAACGTAAAGGATGCTGGGAGCTCAAGTGCCCGACAGCAGCAGCCTCTGAGACAGAAGCGCTGGGGGGAAAGCAGTCTGAAGCAGCAGCGCTGTGCACTCGTTACAGGGAGATAACCAGCCTGCCTGAAATTCACCTGCGAGTGACGGAGGCCATAAAAGACACTTGCGAGGACAGAGTGTCAGAGGCGGGCTTCTCACAGGAAGATGAGTCGTGGCTGAGCAAACTGAATCTGGTGTGCTTTGCTGAGTTTACAACAGTGCGCCGCTCGTTCACTTTAAAGGAGGAGGGGGTGCAGATAGATCTGGACCAGGCTGACTTTGGCTATCATGTGGGGGAGCTAGAAGTCCTCATACCAGAGGGAGGAGATTTGCAGGCTGCACTGGAGAAGAtcagaaaaactgctgaaaagcTGG GGCTTACTGGAGATCAGCGAGTTAAAGGAAAAATGGATGTTTTCCTTAAAAGAAATCGCCCAGAGCACTATGCAAAACTGCTGAGTGAACACATTCTGTAA